One genomic region from Methanonatronarchaeum thermophilum encodes:
- a CDS encoding 30S ribosomal protein S8e, with amino-acid sequence MALYHHKSKRRQSGGRRRPKRKKRKYELGSEPMPTQVGEEKTKKIRTMGGDNKTRLLKTNKANVTNPETGETNQTEIEEVTENQANPHYVRRDIITKGAIIQTKQGKAKVTNRPGQDGVVNAKIIN; translated from the coding sequence ATGGCATTATATCACCATAAATCAAAAAGAAGACAATCCGGTGGAAGAAGAAGACCAAAAAGAAAAAAACGAAAATACGAACTCGGTTCAGAACCAATGCCCACCCAAGTAGGCGAAGAAAAAACCAAAAAAATACGAACAATGGGTGGAGACAACAAAACCAGACTACTAAAAACCAACAAAGCAAACGTAACAAACCCAGAAACAGGAGAAACAAACCAAACCGAAATCGAAGAAGTAACAGAAAACCAAGCAAACCCACACTACGTAAGAAGAGACATAATAACAAAAGGCGCAATAATACAAACAAAACAAGGAAAAGCAAAAGTAACAAACAGACCAGGACAAGACGGAGTAGTAAACGCCAAAATAATCAACTAA
- the ileS gene encoding isoleucine--tRNA ligase gives MIDKVDLDYDPEVIEGRVREFWEANDVYERSRKRDLDVEERFYFVDGPPYTTGRIHLGTTWNKIIKDAVLRYTTLKGIPVMDRAGWDMHGLPIEVKVEKEFDFESKQDIEDFGIDNFVDECKNYALQYKESMTEQFKELGAWLDWDDPYMTINNNYIESAWWTLKRADERGLLEKGKRIVNWCPRCETALADSEVEYDEVLDPSIFVKFPVKGEENRFIVIWTTTPWTIPSNLAVAVNPDYEYSVVKAYRDGDSEELIVSSELVENVLKEGRYEDYEVLETFEGSELEGLKYEFPLASQVPEQKELESDLVHTVFAEEFVTVEKTGLVHSAPSHGHEDFDMGQKRGLPLFSIVNAEGRYTDKGGKYSGKYVKDANSVIIDDLNENGLLLSSDEITHRYGHCWRCDTSIIYLATTQWFLNVSQLKDKMVSEVDRVDWTPEWAGSSRFKDWVSNAKDWCISRQRYWGIPLPVWECSCGARETIGTIEELKEKSINCPESGLELHRPHVDKIKLECNDCGLKMQRVEDVIDVWFDSGVASWANLKFPQEEDAFEEWWPADFIVEGHDQTRGWFYSQLGAGVLAFDRAPYESVLMHGFVLDENGKKMSKSVGNVVQPEEIIEKYGTDTLRLYLLSECAPWEDLKFNWDECQNVKRTLNVFWNVYKFASTYMALDEFEPKKDLKKEDLKIEDRWILSKLNNLMKNVKTAMENRQIHKGARYIKSFILEDLSRWYVRLIRDRTWVEAEDKDKYTAYETLHEVMHKTLIVMSPYTPFITENIYQNLVKNLSFGKESVHLETYPTQNKEFIDNELEQQMEIAREIIESASHARQLIELNLRWPVNKITIEPNNNEIVEAIEAMDEIIKDQVNTKKIETLTPNSEFPELQTVLQPDMGVIGPKFKGKAEKVMNIIKEKNIKPEELPKTIEVDGEEIEITKNMVNQETKVPERYSKSSFTNGEIYVDGELTEKLKQEGYAKETIRRIQEMRKELDLHVEEYIEVQIDIPNNELETSITEWRDHISHETRAKKLEIDTANGKLTKQWEINGKPLKIAVTPTK, from the coding sequence ATGATCGATAAAGTAGATTTGGATTACGATCCTGAAGTGATTGAAGGGAGAGTCAGGGAGTTTTGGGAAGCGAATGATGTGTATGAGCGGTCGAGGAAGAGGGATCTTGATGTTGAGGAGAGATTTTATTTTGTTGATGGACCGCCGTACACTACGGGTAGGATTCATTTAGGAACTACTTGGAACAAGATTATTAAGGATGCGGTTTTGCGGTATACTACTCTTAAGGGGATTCCTGTTATGGATAGGGCTGGTTGGGATATGCATGGCCTGCCGATTGAAGTTAAGGTTGAGAAGGAGTTTGATTTTGAGAGTAAGCAGGATATTGAGGATTTCGGTATAGATAATTTTGTGGATGAATGTAAGAACTATGCTTTGCAGTATAAGGAGAGTATGACGGAGCAGTTTAAGGAGTTGGGGGCTTGGCTTGATTGGGATGACCCCTATATGACGATTAACAATAATTATATTGAGTCTGCTTGGTGGACTCTTAAACGTGCAGATGAACGTGGTTTGCTTGAGAAGGGTAAGAGGATTGTTAATTGGTGTCCTAGATGTGAAACTGCTTTAGCTGATAGTGAAGTTGAGTATGATGAGGTATTAGATCCTTCGATATTTGTTAAGTTTCCGGTTAAAGGTGAGGAAAACAGGTTTATCGTTATTTGGACTACAACTCCATGGACGATTCCGTCAAATCTTGCGGTGGCTGTAAATCCAGATTATGAGTATTCTGTAGTTAAAGCATATAGAGACGGTGATTCGGAAGAGCTGATTGTTTCGTCAGAACTTGTCGAAAATGTTTTAAAAGAAGGTAGGTATGAGGATTATGAGGTTTTAGAGACTTTTGAAGGTAGTGAACTAGAGGGGTTAAAGTATGAGTTCCCACTAGCAAGTCAGGTTCCTGAACAAAAAGAACTTGAATCTGATTTAGTTCACACGGTTTTTGCAGAAGAGTTTGTTACAGTTGAGAAAACCGGGTTGGTTCATTCAGCACCAAGCCATGGACATGAAGATTTTGATATGGGTCAAAAGAGGGGGCTGCCTTTATTCAGTATTGTAAACGCTGAAGGACGTTATACAGATAAAGGCGGTAAGTACAGTGGAAAGTACGTTAAAGATGCAAACTCAGTGATAATAGACGATTTAAATGAAAATGGTTTACTACTTTCAAGCGACGAAATCACACATAGATATGGACATTGCTGGAGATGCGATACTTCAATTATATATCTAGCAACGACACAGTGGTTCCTTAATGTTTCTCAACTGAAAGATAAAATGGTTAGTGAAGTAGATAGGGTGGATTGGACACCAGAGTGGGCCGGCTCTTCCAGATTTAAAGATTGGGTGTCAAACGCCAAGGATTGGTGTATATCTCGTCAGCGATATTGGGGAATACCACTGCCTGTCTGGGAATGTAGTTGTGGTGCTAGAGAGACAATTGGAACGATAGAAGAATTAAAAGAAAAATCAATAAATTGTCCGGAAAGTGGTTTAGAACTGCATCGACCTCATGTGGATAAAATAAAGTTAGAGTGTAATGATTGTGGCCTTAAAATGCAGAGGGTTGAGGACGTTATAGACGTTTGGTTCGACTCTGGAGTAGCGAGTTGGGCTAACCTAAAATTCCCTCAAGAAGAAGACGCTTTTGAAGAATGGTGGCCTGCAGACTTCATTGTAGAGGGTCACGACCAAACTAGAGGTTGGTTCTATTCACAGTTAGGAGCAGGTGTCCTAGCTTTCGACAGAGCACCATATGAATCGGTTTTAATGCATGGCTTTGTATTAGATGAAAACGGAAAGAAAATGAGTAAGAGTGTCGGAAACGTAGTACAGCCCGAAGAAATAATAGAGAAATATGGAACCGATACATTAAGACTCTACCTACTTAGCGAATGTGCACCATGGGAAGACCTGAAATTCAATTGGGACGAATGTCAGAACGTGAAGAGAACACTAAATGTTTTCTGGAACGTCTATAAATTCGCTTCAACATACATGGCACTCGATGAATTCGAACCAAAGAAAGACCTTAAAAAAGAAGACTTAAAAATCGAAGACAGATGGATACTCAGTAAACTCAACAACCTAATGAAAAATGTAAAAACAGCAATGGAAAACCGTCAGATACATAAAGGCGCTAGATACATTAAATCATTCATCCTGGAAGACCTATCCCGTTGGTACGTCCGGTTGATTCGAGACCGAACCTGGGTCGAAGCAGAAGACAAGGACAAATACACAGCCTACGAAACACTTCACGAAGTAATGCATAAAACACTCATAGTGATGTCACCATACACCCCATTCATAACGGAAAACATATACCAAAACCTAGTTAAAAACCTAAGTTTTGGAAAAGAATCTGTGCACCTCGAAACATACCCAACCCAAAACAAAGAGTTCATAGACAACGAGCTGGAACAACAGATGGAGATTGCTCGAGAAATAATAGAATCAGCATCACATGCCAGACAACTCATAGAACTAAACCTAAGATGGCCAGTTAACAAAATAACAATAGAGCCAAACAACAACGAAATCGTCGAAGCAATAGAAGCCATGGATGAAATAATAAAAGACCAAGTAAACACTAAAAAAATTGAAACACTAACCCCTAACAGTGAGTTCCCAGAACTACAGACAGTTTTACAGCCAGATATGGGAGTAATAGGCCCTAAATTCAAAGGAAAAGCAGAAAAAGTAATGAACATTATCAAAGAAAAAAACATAAAGCCTGAAGAACTCCCAAAAACAATAGAAGTTGACGGCGAAGAGATAGAGATAACAAAGAACATGGTGAACCAAGAAACAAAAGTACCAGAAAGATACTCCAAATCCAGTTTCACAAACGGAGAAATATACGTAGATGGAGAACTAACCGAAAAACTAAAACAAGAAGGATACGCTAAAGAAACGATACGAAGAATACAAGAAATGCGAAAAGAACTAGACCTACACGTAGAAGAATATATAGAAGTTCAAATAGACATACCCAACAACGAACTAGAAACATCAATAACTGAATGGAGAGACCACATATCCCACGAAACAAGAGCCAAAAAACTAGAGATAGACACAGCCAATGGAAAACTCACCAAACAATGGGAGATAAATGGAAAACCACTAAAAATCGCAGTAACACCAACAAAATAA
- a CDS encoding DUF2391 family protein → MDGDEGSDLTELVREFEKLEDSVESKKHKTHIQGLKEKAIQLSKPRIFGVVVEDFNRRDIVEAFLGSLLIGIPVIIEEGTLEIGEYIAQHPIFLIGTIIFGVLIVIGILYYTDIQEVKIKNPFFGVIPRRLVGIILIAFLSALLLMTVWGRVDWSEPMVALSQCAFTFVAMAIGAALADILPGT, encoded by the coding sequence ATGGATGGTGATGAAGGGTCAGATTTAACTGAGTTGGTTAGGGAGTTTGAAAAACTTGAAGACTCGGTTGAATCTAAAAAGCATAAAACACATATACAGGGTTTGAAGGAAAAAGCTATTCAGTTATCTAAACCAAGAATATTTGGTGTTGTAGTTGAGGATTTTAATCGACGTGACATTGTTGAAGCTTTTTTAGGCAGTCTATTAATCGGGATACCTGTGATCATAGAGGAAGGAACTTTGGAGATTGGGGAGTATATAGCTCAACACCCGATATTTCTGATAGGCACCATTATATTTGGGGTTCTAATTGTAATTGGAATTCTTTACTACACAGATATACAGGAAGTGAAGATTAAAAATCCGTTTTTTGGGGTAATACCTAGAAGGTTGGTTGGAATTATTTTAATTGCCTTCTTAAGTGCTTTATTGCTCATGACAGTTTGGGGTAGAGTTGACTGGAGTGAACCAATGGTTGCATTATCCCAATGTGCTTTTACCTTTGTAGCGATGGCTATTGGAGCTGCTTTAGCAGATATACTACCCGGCACGTAA
- a CDS encoding 6-hydroxymethylpterin diphosphokinase MptE-like protein — translation MDYSEWLPIYREIAEDLDISMAEDRASARKLEKKLTKKPNLKKLEKTVKEKTIVLGDAPTLQKEIKKIKHETDIKTVIAADNATKTALEHNITPDIVTTDLDGDINSILEADKKGAITIVHAHGDNQQLIEKWTPQIKNIIGSTQNQPTDKLINYGGFTDGDRAIYIAHEFGAREIHLIGFDYEKAEKNKKKKLKWAEKLINNLKTKGVKITSQK, via the coding sequence ATGGATTACAGCGAATGGCTACCAATCTATAGAGAGATCGCCGAAGATCTAGATATATCGATGGCTGAAGATAGAGCGTCAGCAAGAAAACTAGAAAAAAAACTAACGAAAAAACCAAACCTAAAAAAACTAGAGAAAACTGTCAAAGAAAAAACAATAGTACTCGGAGACGCACCAACACTACAAAAAGAAATAAAAAAAATAAAACATGAAACAGATATTAAAACAGTTATAGCAGCAGACAACGCAACAAAAACAGCTTTAGAACACAATATAACTCCAGACATCGTTACAACAGATTTAGACGGAGACATAAACTCAATTCTAGAGGCTGACAAAAAAGGAGCTATAACAATAGTGCACGCCCATGGAGACAACCAACAACTTATAGAAAAATGGACACCACAAATAAAAAACATAATCGGTTCAACACAAAACCAACCCACAGATAAACTAATAAACTACGGCGGCTTCACAGATGGAGACCGAGCAATATATATAGCACATGAATTTGGAGCAAGAGAGATACACCTAATAGGTTTCGACTATGAAAAAGCAGAAAAAAATAAAAAAAAGAAACTAAAATGGGCTGAAAAACTGATAAACAACCTAAAAACAAAAGGCGTTAAAATCACCTCACAAAAATAA
- a CDS encoding rubrerythrin family protein: MTKTEDGLKEAFAGESQARNKYEAYSRKAEKDGYTQIAKLFKAASEAERVHAKNHFENLDKIQETKENLKDAIEGEKFEHEDMYPEFVEAAKEENEDSALESFMYAMEVEKIHETLYKEALESVQNDEDLEETDIYVCQICGNTVFDEPPAACPICGYPKDEFKKVE, from the coding sequence ATGACTAAAACTGAAGATGGCCTGAAAGAAGCTTTTGCTGGTGAATCACAGGCTAGAAATAAATATGAAGCTTATTCAAGAAAGGCCGAGAAAGATGGATACACACAGATAGCTAAACTATTCAAGGCCGCATCAGAAGCTGAAAGAGTTCATGCTAAAAACCATTTCGAAAACCTAGATAAAATCCAAGAAACAAAAGAAAACCTCAAAGACGCCATAGAAGGCGAAAAATTTGAACACGAAGACATGTACCCCGAGTTCGTTGAAGCAGCTAAAGAAGAAAACGAGGACAGTGCACTAGAATCATTCATGTACGCAATGGAAGTTGAAAAAATACATGAAACCCTATACAAAGAAGCTCTAGAATCAGTTCAAAACGACGAAGACCTCGAAGAAACAGACATATACGTCTGCCAGATATGTGGTAACACAGTTTTCGACGAACCACCAGCAGCCTGCCCAATCTGCGGATACCCCAAAGACGAATTCAAAAAAGTCGAATAA
- the carB gene encoding carbamoyl-phosphate synthase large subunit has protein sequence MPKRSDINKVLMIGSGPIQIGQAAEFDYSGSQACRALREEGIEVVLVNSNPATIMTDPEMADSVYIEPLTVESVKEIIEKEKPDGVAAGLGGQTGLNLTAELSEAGVLDEYNVEVLGTPIETIYDSEDRERFRKMMNEIGEPVAESQAVESIEEAKEAAKKLGLPIVVRPAYTLGGTGGGIAKNEKQLEDIVERGLKLSRIDQVLIEESVLGWKEMEYEVMRDANDTCLTVVNMENFDPMGVHTGESMVVAPSQTLSDEDHQKMRTAAIKIIRSLGIEGGCNIQFAFNSETGDYKIVEVNPRVSRSSALASKATGYPIARVSAKIAIGMTLDEIPNDVTKSTPAAFEPTVDYTVVKIPRWPFDKFRDIDRTLSTQMKATGEVMAIGRTLEESIQKAVRSLDIGEDGLKPNKRRVFKEEDEITEYLETPTDLRLFAIYDALKNGFTVEKINEITGIDPFVLNKIKNIQDFEKTIEEDWKSCIQQAKKLGFTDRQIADIAEVDEKIVREHRNKETTPTYKMVDTCAAEFKAETPYYYSTYEEENESKGESDKEKVLILGAGPIRIGQGIEFDYCCVHAISALKEEGIETMIMNNNPETVSTDYDTSDNLFFDPLTLEDVMNVVETEKPDGVMVQFGGQTSVNLAVELKNELEERGLDTKIYGTDPEKMDMAEDRDRFNRLLKNMDIRQPESGIASSREEALEVAEKIGYPLLVRPSYVLGGRAMEIVHDNAELEEYIEEAVKVSPDHPILIDQFIEDGIEIDVDAVSDGEEVLIGGVMEHIEQAGVHSGDSACVLPPQSISQETIDEIKKYVREITKELEVIGLINIQMAVKDGKVYLLEANPRSSRTIPYVSKATGIPLAKIAAKTMVGKTIKELGYDEVEDIKHVAVKEVVMPFDKLPGVDAVLGPEMKSTGEVMGIDYEFGKAFYKAEIAAENEIPTEGTVFMSIKDEDKEPMVPIAKKFEEYGLKLVATKGTAKYLRKKGIKIDTIQKVSEGSPNIVDWIRKGKVDLIINTPTSGKQPKNDGYKIRRAAVDLKTPYITNIQAAKAAADAIEAINKGEIITKSINNYQKGIGEN, from the coding sequence ATGCCGAAGCGATCAGATATTAATAAGGTCTTAATGATTGGGAGTGGCCCTATACAGATTGGACAGGCGGCTGAATTCGATTACTCGGGCTCACAAGCATGTAGAGCTCTTCGTGAAGAAGGGATAGAGGTAGTTCTTGTAAACTCGAATCCAGCCACCATAATGACAGATCCGGAGATGGCTGACTCAGTCTACATAGAGCCATTAACAGTTGAATCTGTTAAAGAGATAATTGAAAAAGAAAAACCAGATGGAGTTGCAGCAGGTCTTGGAGGACAAACCGGATTAAACTTAACAGCCGAGCTCTCAGAAGCCGGTGTTCTCGATGAATACAACGTAGAGGTTTTAGGAACACCTATAGAAACTATCTACGACAGTGAAGATAGAGAGCGTTTCAGAAAGATGATGAATGAAATAGGAGAGCCTGTCGCAGAAAGCCAAGCTGTCGAATCAATAGAAGAAGCTAAAGAAGCTGCAAAAAAACTCGGACTACCCATCGTCGTCAGACCAGCATACACACTAGGAGGAACTGGTGGAGGTATTGCTAAAAACGAAAAACAACTTGAAGATATTGTTGAACGTGGATTAAAACTATCAAGAATCGACCAGGTTTTAATTGAAGAAAGCGTTCTTGGCTGGAAAGAGATGGAATACGAGGTTATGAGAGATGCAAACGACACCTGCTTAACAGTAGTTAACATGGAGAACTTCGATCCAATGGGTGTGCACACAGGTGAATCCATGGTCGTTGCTCCAAGCCAAACACTATCAGACGAAGACCACCAAAAAATGAGGACAGCGGCAATAAAAATAATAAGATCCCTCGGTATCGAAGGAGGATGCAACATCCAGTTCGCATTCAACTCCGAAACAGGTGACTACAAAATAGTTGAAGTAAACCCCAGAGTCTCCAGGTCTTCAGCCCTAGCATCCAAAGCAACCGGATATCCAATAGCAAGAGTATCAGCTAAAATCGCCATAGGCATGACATTAGATGAAATACCAAACGACGTAACAAAATCAACACCAGCCGCATTCGAACCAACAGTTGACTACACAGTAGTTAAAATCCCTAGATGGCCATTCGATAAATTCAGAGATATCGATAGAACACTGTCAACACAGATGAAAGCAACTGGAGAAGTAATGGCAATAGGCAGAACACTTGAAGAAAGCATCCAAAAAGCAGTTAGATCACTCGACATCGGAGAAGACGGATTAAAACCGAACAAAAGACGTGTATTCAAAGAGGAAGACGAAATAACTGAATACCTTGAAACACCAACCGACTTAAGATTGTTCGCCATCTACGACGCTCTCAAAAACGGATTCACAGTTGAAAAAATCAATGAAATAACTGGAATCGACCCATTCGTATTAAACAAAATCAAAAATATACAGGATTTTGAAAAAACAATTGAAGAAGATTGGAAATCCTGCATACAACAAGCCAAAAAACTCGGTTTCACCGACAGACAGATAGCAGATATAGCAGAAGTAGATGAAAAAATAGTACGTGAACATAGAAACAAAGAGACAACCCCTACATACAAAATGGTCGACACATGTGCAGCCGAATTCAAAGCTGAAACTCCCTACTACTACTCAACATACGAAGAAGAAAATGAATCCAAAGGAGAAAGCGACAAAGAAAAAGTATTAATACTAGGTGCCGGTCCAATCAGAATCGGACAAGGAATCGAGTTCGACTACTGCTGTGTACACGCAATCTCCGCACTTAAAGAAGAAGGCATCGAGACAATGATAATGAACAACAACCCAGAGACCGTTTCAACCGACTACGACACAAGCGACAACCTATTTTTCGACCCATTAACACTTGAAGACGTAATGAACGTTGTTGAAACCGAAAAACCAGATGGAGTCATGGTTCAATTCGGTGGCCAAACATCCGTAAACCTAGCCGTAGAACTAAAAAACGAATTAGAAGAAAGAGGATTGGACACCAAAATATACGGTACAGACCCTGAAAAAATGGATATGGCCGAAGATAGAGACCGGTTCAACAGATTACTTAAAAACATGGATATACGACAACCTGAAAGTGGAATAGCTTCATCAAGAGAAGAAGCTTTAGAGGTTGCAGAAAAAATCGGATATCCATTGCTTGTAAGACCATCATACGTATTAGGCGGTAGAGCAATGGAGATAGTTCACGACAACGCAGAACTAGAAGAGTATATCGAAGAAGCGGTTAAAGTAAGTCCAGACCACCCCATACTTATCGACCAGTTTATCGAAGACGGAATAGAGATAGACGTCGACGCAGTCTCAGATGGAGAAGAAGTCCTCATAGGCGGAGTAATGGAACACATCGAGCAAGCCGGAGTACACTCAGGAGATTCAGCATGTGTTTTACCACCACAATCCATATCACAAGAAACAATAGATGAAATAAAGAAATACGTACGAGAAATAACAAAAGAACTGGAGGTTATAGGTCTAATCAACATACAGATGGCTGTCAAAGACGGCAAAGTCTACCTACTCGAAGCAAACCCCCGATCAAGTAGAACAATACCATATGTAAGCAAAGCAACCGGCATCCCACTAGCAAAAATCGCAGCAAAAACAATGGTGGGTAAAACCATCAAAGAACTCGGATACGACGAAGTTGAAGACATAAAACACGTAGCAGTAAAAGAAGTAGTAATGCCTTTCGATAAACTACCTGGAGTAGACGCAGTACTAGGACCTGAAATGAAATCAACAGGTGAAGTAATGGGAATCGACTATGAATTCGGAAAAGCCTTCTACAAAGCCGAAATAGCAGCAGAAAACGAAATACCAACAGAAGGAACCGTATTCATGTCAATAAAAGACGAAGACAAAGAACCAATGGTTCCAATAGCAAAAAAATTCGAAGAATACGGATTAAAACTCGTAGCCACAAAAGGAACAGCCAAATACCTACGTAAAAAAGGAATAAAAATAGACACAATACAGAAAGTAAGCGAAGGCTCACCAAACATAGTAGACTGGATCCGTAAAGGAAAAGTCGACCTAATAATAAACACACCAACCTCCGGAAAACAACCTAAAAACGATGGATACAAAATAAGAAGAGCAGCCGTAGACCTAAAAACACCATACATAACAAACATACAAGCAGCTAAAGCAGCTGCAGACGCAATCGAAGCCATAAACAAAGGCGAAATAATAACAAAATCAATAAACAACTACCAAAAAGGAATAGGAGAAAACTAA
- a CDS encoding TIGR00266 family protein: MKYEIKGTVMPFVELTLDKGETVYSETGNMKWMDSNVNMETKSMGGITKALKRRISGGGTFLNFFEGLEDGAKVSFGHTYPGKILEVDVSEKSVLCQKRSFLCAEETVDYDVAFQKKVGTGFFGGEGFVLQKLSGEGDAFVEIDGECHIVELGPGEKIKVETGSVGMFEETVDMSIDRVKGARNMLFGGEGMFLTTLVGPGKIWLQTMPIQNLTAEMSKYQDSG; this comes from the coding sequence ATGAAATATGAGATTAAGGGTACTGTAATGCCTTTTGTAGAGCTAACGTTAGATAAGGGTGAGACTGTTTATTCTGAAACTGGAAATATGAAGTGGATGGATTCAAATGTGAATATGGAAACTAAATCGATGGGGGGTATCACTAAGGCTTTGAAGAGAAGAATTTCTGGTGGTGGAACCTTTTTAAATTTCTTTGAAGGCTTAGAGGATGGAGCTAAAGTTTCTTTTGGCCATACATATCCCGGTAAGATATTGGAGGTAGATGTTTCTGAGAAAAGTGTTTTGTGCCAGAAACGATCTTTTTTATGTGCTGAAGAAACTGTAGATTATGATGTGGCGTTTCAGAAAAAAGTTGGGACTGGTTTTTTCGGAGGCGAGGGGTTTGTTCTCCAAAAACTATCAGGAGAAGGTGATGCGTTTGTAGAGATTGATGGAGAATGCCACATAGTGGAGCTTGGTCCTGGCGAGAAAATTAAAGTTGAAACTGGGTCAGTTGGTATGTTCGAAGAAACAGTTGACATGAGTATTGATCGAGTTAAAGGGGCTCGAAACATGTTGTTTGGTGGTGAAGGAATGTTTTTAACCACCCTTGTTGGACCTGGAAAGATATGGCTACAGACAATGCCTATCCAGAATTTAACAGCAGAAATGTCTAAATACCAAGATTCTGGTTAA
- a CDS encoding argininosuccinate synthase, with product MKKVILAYSGGLDTSVCVPLLEEKYGYDEVITATVDVGQPKEGLKEAKERAEQMDVKHYEIDAVQEFVENYLHPLIQANGSYEGYYLGHAIARPLIAKKVCEIAKKENADALAHGCTGKGNDQFRFETTYRIHSQPNTKIIAPVRELNMTRDEEKKYAKKRGLNVDFEEKKWSIDENIWSRSIEGGKLENPNYIPPEEIFQWTKNPEKAPDKPEILEITFKNGTPTKINGEKHNPVTLIQKLNKKVGKHGVGRVDMIEDRILGLKARENYEHPAATALITAHKDLEKLVLTRKQLKFKKTVDQEWAELAYNGLLYEPLYNSLQAFIKNTQKQMNGTVKLKLYKGSIQVVARESKNALYSKELVSFDDKTIDQKDAEGALKYHGYQSRLTKTRQNKK from the coding sequence ATGAAAAAAGTAATACTCGCATACTCAGGAGGACTAGACACATCAGTCTGCGTACCCCTACTAGAAGAAAAATATGGGTACGATGAAGTAATCACAGCAACGGTTGACGTAGGACAACCAAAAGAAGGATTAAAAGAAGCAAAAGAAAGAGCCGAACAAATGGACGTAAAACACTACGAAATAGACGCAGTCCAAGAATTCGTAGAAAACTACCTACACCCATTAATACAAGCAAATGGAAGCTACGAAGGCTACTACCTAGGACACGCAATAGCCAGACCACTAATAGCTAAAAAAGTATGCGAAATAGCCAAAAAAGAAAACGCAGACGCATTAGCCCACGGATGCACAGGCAAAGGAAACGACCAATTCAGATTCGAAACAACATACAGAATACACTCACAACCAAACACCAAAATAATAGCTCCAGTCAGAGAACTAAACATGACAAGAGACGAAGAAAAAAAATACGCCAAAAAAAGAGGATTAAACGTAGACTTCGAAGAAAAAAAATGGAGCATAGACGAAAACATATGGAGCCGAAGCATAGAAGGCGGAAAACTAGAAAACCCCAACTACATACCACCAGAAGAAATATTCCAATGGACAAAAAACCCAGAAAAAGCCCCAGACAAACCAGAAATACTAGAAATAACATTCAAAAACGGAACACCAACAAAAATAAACGGCGAAAAACACAACCCCGTAACACTAATACAAAAACTAAACAAAAAAGTCGGAAAACACGGAGTCGGCAGAGTAGACATGATAGAAGACCGAATACTAGGCCTAAAAGCAAGAGAAAACTACGAACACCCCGCAGCAACAGCACTAATAACAGCCCACAAAGACCTCGAAAAACTAGTACTAACACGAAAACAACTAAAATTCAAAAAAACAGTAGACCAAGAATGGGCCGAACTAGCATACAACGGACTACTATACGAACCACTATACAACTCACTACAAGCCTTCATCAAAAACACACAAAAACAAATGAATGGAACAGTTAAATTAAAGTTATACAAAGGCTCAATACAAGTAGTCGCAAGAGAATCCAAAAACGCCTTATACTCAAAAGAACTCGTATCATTCGATGACAAAACAATAGACCAAAAAGACGCAGAAGGAGCCCTCAAATACCACGGATACCAATCCAGACTCACAAAAACAAGACAAAATAAAAAATAA